The following proteins come from a genomic window of Manduca sexta isolate Smith_Timp_Sample1 chromosome 2, JHU_Msex_v1.0, whole genome shotgun sequence:
- the LOC115456356 gene encoding lysophosphatidylserine lipase ABHD12 yields MVIGTILVTGASLTASLLVVQVAVLPLLFKYSKSVQRKMVFSNCINYPRNLDYENPSSCNVVGGRNFNIEFQSKIDNCPIKLGAWHIVPRSMFREMFVLKDCARLDEKLFKELKVTKNTVVLYCHGNSNHRASPHRLQMYKVFQDLNFHIITFDYRGYGDSTHVRPTEQGVVEDLLCMYSWLMESLSSISRPTVVVWGHSLGTAVAANMVSHLSDLCKEFNLQSLPEPDALVLEAPFNNLMDEIACHPFSKLVSWLPYFQDMFVKPFTLSTEYAFTTDQYLTATPHLPILMLHSRGDKIVPYELAVKLHDTLAQSREKSGAPLVFHSFDRGLGLGHNNLCEAHDLKDIVTNFLKLATNN; encoded by the exons ATGGTTATTGG GACGATTTTGGTGACAGGCGCTTCGCTGACCGCCAGCCTTCTGGTGGTGCAGGTGGCTGTACTGCCCCTACTCTTCAAGTACAGCAAGTCGGTGCAGAGGAAAATGGTCTTTTCTAATTGCA TAAATTACCCAAGAAATTTAGACTATGAAAATCCATCAAGCTGCAACGTTGTGGGTGGCAGAAACTTCAATATAGAATTCCAGTCAAAGATCGACAATTGCCCCATAAAActtg GTGCATGGCACATTGTCCCACGCTCGATGTTCCGAGAGATGTTTGTGCTCAAGGACTGCGCTAGGCTGGACGAGAAATTGTTTAAAGAACTGAAGGTGACAAAGAATACCGTGGTTCTGTACTGTCATG GCAATTCCAACCATCGAGCGTCCCCCCACAGGCTGCAGATGTATAAAGTATTCCAGGATCTCAATTTCCACATAATCACGTTTGATTATCGAG gttatGGTGACTCTACACATGTGCGGCCCACGGAGCAGGGCGTGGTTGAAGACCTTCTGTGCATGTACTCCTGGCTCATGGAATCGCTGAGCAGCATCAGCAGGCCCACTGTTGTTGTCTGGGGACATTCGCTTG GTACAGCAGTGGCCGCAAACATGGTGTCCCATCTGTCGGACCTCTGCAAAGAGTTCAATTTACAGTCCCTGCCGGAGCCAGACGCGTTGGTTCTTGAGGCTCCATTCAATAACTTGATGGACGAGATCGCTTGCCACCCATTTTctaag cTAGTATCATGGCTGCCATACTTCCAAGATATGTTTGTGAAGCCATTCACATTATCAACAGAATACGCATTTACCACAGACCAATATTTAACTGCGACTCCTCACTTACCAATACTAATGCTGCATTCCAGAGGCGATAAGATTGTACCATACGAGCTGGCTGTAAAG CTGCATGACACCTTGGCACAATCACGAGAGAAGTCAGGAGCGCCGCTAGTGTTCCACAGTTTCGACAGAGGCCTCGGACTGGGCCATAACAATCTGTGTGAAGCGCATGACTTGAAAGATATCGTGAC AAACTTCTTGAAGTTAGCAACGAATAATTAG
- the LOC115456370 gene encoding eggshell protein 1 yields MCKVMFIFVVVALALQIAAYSVSAVPQPSFGSQGPPQSPYSECYDDQYPYDNSRPYSGERYYDDDRRYPQPQPNPNGGSGGGLPVGGILGAKLGLLAKKKQIIGGLLGGGLGGNGGNGGGLLG; encoded by the exons atgtgcaaagtAATGTTCATTTTCGTTGTGGTCGCGCTTGCGCTTCAg atTGCGGCCTACa GTGTATCGGCTGTACCACAGCCTAGCTTTG gTTCCCAAGGCCCGCCACAGTCACCTTATTCCGAAT GTTATGATGACCAATATCCGTATGACAACTCAAGACCATATTCCGGGGAACGCTATTATGATGATGACAGAAGGTATCCCCAACCCCAACCAAACCCCA atGGTGGTTCTGGTGGAGGATTGCCTG TTGGTGGCATACTTGGCGCAAAATTGGGACTGCTTGCCAAGA aaaaacaaataattggcGGTCTTCTCGGCGGTG gtctAGGCGGCAATGGCGGCAATGGAGGCGGGCTATTGGGCTAG